A single region of the Streptomyces sp. ITFR-16 genome encodes:
- a CDS encoding AAA family ATPase, translating into MIWVNGPFGGGKTQTAYELRRRLPGSVVCDPEHIGFGLHRTLPPALRADFQDLAAWRQGVRETLGLALRGHPGTVIAPMTLVDSGYYAEIIGRLREDGHTVHHFALLAERTTVLRRLRERGLGRGLKHESFAVARLDHCLERLAAPEFAEQIRTDRLTVPQVADRIAGSAGLSLLPDTDSALRHRLRRAWTGIRHIRFD; encoded by the coding sequence CTGATCTGGGTGAACGGCCCGTTCGGCGGCGGCAAGACGCAGACGGCGTACGAGCTGAGGCGACGGCTGCCCGGCAGCGTGGTCTGCGACCCCGAGCACATCGGCTTCGGGCTGCACCGCACCCTGCCGCCCGCGCTGCGCGCCGACTTCCAGGACCTGGCCGCCTGGCGGCAGGGGGTGCGCGAGACACTCGGGCTCGCCCTGCGCGGCCATCCCGGGACGGTGATCGCCCCGATGACCCTGGTCGATTCCGGCTACTACGCGGAGATCATCGGGCGGCTGCGCGAGGACGGGCACACGGTGCACCACTTCGCGCTGCTCGCCGAGCGGACCACGGTGCTGCGGCGGCTGCGGGAGCGCGGCCTCGGGCGCGGGCTGAAGCACGAGAGCTTCGCGGTGGCCAGGCTGGACCACTGCCTGGAGCGGCTCGCGGCCCCGGAGTTCGCCGAGCAGATCCGTACGGACCGGCTGACCGTCCCCCAGGTCGCGGACCGCATCGCGGGATCGGCGGGCCTCAGCCTGCTCCCGGACACGGACAGCGCGCTGCGGCACCGGCTGCGGAGGGCCTGGACGGGCATCCGGCACATCAGGTTCGACTGA
- a CDS encoding NADH-quinone oxidoreductase subunit D: MTETTIGIGGAAESTDMVLNIGPQHPSTHGVLRLRIVLDGERIQHAEPVIGYMHRGAEKLFEARDYRQIVMLANRHDWLSAFSNELGVVMAVERMLGMEVPERAVWTRTLLAELNRVLNHLMFLGSYPLELGGITPVFYAFREREELQAVMEEVSGGRMHYMFNRVGGLKEDLPAGWLGRARDAVASVRSRMGVYDELVLGNEIFRGRTRGVGVLSAAAVHAYGVSGPIARASGVDFDLRRDEPYLAYGELQDTLKVVTRAEGDCLARFECLLEQTHNALDLADACLDRMAQLAPGPVNQRLPKVLKAPEGHTYAWTENPLGVNGYYLVSKGEKTPYRLKLRSASFNNIQALTELLPGTLVADMVAILGSLFFVVGDIDK; encoded by the coding sequence ATGACGGAGACGACCATCGGCATCGGCGGCGCAGCCGAGAGCACCGACATGGTGCTCAACATCGGCCCCCAGCACCCCTCCACCCACGGCGTGCTCCGCCTGCGCATCGTCCTCGACGGCGAACGCATCCAGCACGCCGAGCCGGTCATCGGCTATATGCACCGGGGTGCGGAGAAGCTCTTCGAGGCCCGGGACTACCGGCAGATCGTGATGCTCGCCAACCGCCACGACTGGCTGTCCGCGTTCTCCAACGAGCTGGGCGTCGTGATGGCCGTCGAGCGCATGCTCGGCATGGAGGTCCCCGAGCGCGCCGTGTGGACCCGCACCCTGCTCGCCGAGCTGAACCGGGTGCTCAACCACCTGATGTTCCTCGGCTCGTATCCGCTGGAACTCGGCGGGATCACCCCGGTGTTCTACGCGTTCCGGGAGCGCGAGGAGCTCCAGGCCGTGATGGAGGAGGTCTCCGGCGGCCGGATGCACTACATGTTCAACCGGGTCGGCGGCCTCAAGGAGGACCTCCCGGCGGGCTGGCTCGGCCGCGCCCGGGACGCGGTCGCCTCGGTGCGCTCCCGGATGGGCGTGTACGACGAACTGGTCCTCGGCAACGAGATCTTCCGGGGCCGCACCCGGGGCGTGGGCGTGCTGTCGGCCGCCGCCGTGCACGCGTACGGGGTGTCCGGGCCGATCGCCCGCGCCTCGGGCGTCGACTTCGATCTGCGGCGCGACGAGCCCTATCTCGCGTACGGGGAGCTCCAGGACACCCTGAAGGTCGTCACCCGGGCCGAGGGCGACTGCCTGGCCCGGTTCGAATGCCTGCTGGAGCAGACGCACAACGCCCTGGACCTCGCGGACGCCTGCCTGGACCGGATGGCTCAGCTGGCGCCCGGCCCGGTCAACCAGCGGCTGCCCAAGGTCCTGAAGGCCCCCGAGGGCCACACCTACGCCTGGACCGAGAACCCGCTCGGCGTCAACGGCTACTACCTGGTGTCCAAGGGCGAGAAGACCCCGTACCGGCTGAAGCTGCGCTCCGCCTCGTTCAACAACATCCAGGCGCTCACCGAACTGCTGCCGGGCACGCTGGTCGCCGACATGGTGGCGATCCTGGGCTCGCTGTTCTTCGTCGTCGGCGACATCGACAAGTAG
- a CDS encoding ABC transporter permease, translated as MAGQNCLVTNDWICGEYLRSRSQELTDATVQHIWITAVSVAIGVAVAFPLALLARRSRRFAGPVLGLTTVLYTVPSLAMFSLLLPLFGLSAALVVTGLVLYSLTILVRNILAGLEAVPQEAKEAARGMGYGPARLLWEVELPLAMPALMAGVRIATVSTIALTTVGSIVGRGGLGNLIDDALPSFFKAQVLAASVLCVLLAVVADLLLLGVQRLLTPWTRIRATHDAVGAPGPAKAV; from the coding sequence ATGGCCGGACAGAACTGCCTGGTGACGAACGACTGGATCTGCGGGGAGTATCTCCGTTCCCGCAGCCAGGAGTTGACCGATGCCACGGTCCAGCACATCTGGATCACCGCGGTCTCGGTCGCGATCGGCGTCGCCGTGGCCTTTCCGCTGGCGCTGCTCGCGCGCCGCAGCCGGCGCTTCGCCGGACCGGTCCTCGGGCTGACGACGGTGCTCTACACCGTGCCGTCGCTCGCGATGTTCTCGCTGCTCCTGCCCCTGTTCGGGCTCTCCGCCGCGCTGGTGGTCACCGGCCTCGTGCTCTACTCGCTGACCATTCTCGTACGGAACATCCTGGCGGGCCTGGAAGCGGTGCCCCAGGAGGCCAAGGAGGCCGCGCGCGGGATGGGGTACGGACCGGCACGGCTGCTCTGGGAGGTCGAGCTGCCGCTCGCGATGCCCGCGCTGATGGCCGGGGTGCGGATCGCGACGGTGTCCACGATCGCGCTGACGACGGTCGGCTCGATCGTCGGCCGGGGCGGCCTGGGCAACCTCATCGACGACGCGCTGCCCAGCTTCTTCAAGGCCCAGGTGCTGGCCGCCTCGGTGCTCTGCGTGCTGCTCGCGGTCGTCGCGGACCTGCTCCTGCTCGGTGTGCAGCGGCTGCTGACCCCCTGGACCCGCATACGCGCGACCCACGACGCGGTGGGCGCGCCCGGCCCGGCGAAGGCGGTCTGA
- a CDS encoding DUF5937 family protein, translating into MTIDIAGLDPDRIVFATSPLVELGVALHALSEPGHHPGLHGWATATTTALEPDLADRLHEADFLWRNTFSDIFMPFAGVRGGDGRTGADLAEDLDILDRLDDERFVSAALEFTCAGLYGTGAASPLHDAGMRARALEMAAARGPQQVKFTQRLLADPAPVRQWIRRLLEDCDQAFFADTWQRVRVQLVADARHKTDLLRHKGLHEAMEAVSPALSVDEDGGRISVDKLSQGSTVATDPAVGPGLTLIPTSFGWPHLMVLHAPGWRPVLHYPVHRPELPSPASVELLQLRMEALAHPMRMRLCRNIARSPYTTGELADTNGITAPEVSRHLTVLKKAGLVTTRRRGRYVLHQLDLTVVARLGSDFLEGILR; encoded by the coding sequence GTGACCATCGACATCGCGGGGCTGGACCCCGACCGCATCGTCTTCGCGACCTCCCCGCTCGTCGAGCTGGGGGTGGCGCTGCACGCGCTGTCCGAGCCGGGGCACCACCCGGGGCTGCACGGCTGGGCGACCGCCACCACCACGGCCCTCGAACCGGACCTGGCCGACCGGCTGCACGAGGCCGACTTCCTGTGGCGGAACACCTTCTCCGACATCTTCATGCCGTTCGCCGGGGTCCGGGGCGGTGACGGCAGGACGGGCGCCGACCTCGCGGAGGACCTGGACATCCTCGACCGGCTGGACGACGAGCGGTTCGTCTCCGCGGCCCTGGAGTTCACCTGCGCCGGCCTCTACGGGACCGGCGCGGCCTCTCCCCTGCACGACGCCGGGATGCGGGCGCGCGCGCTGGAGATGGCGGCGGCGCGCGGCCCCCAGCAGGTGAAGTTCACCCAGCGGCTGCTGGCCGACCCCGCTCCCGTACGCCAGTGGATCCGGCGCCTGCTGGAGGACTGCGACCAGGCGTTCTTCGCGGACACCTGGCAGCGGGTGCGGGTCCAGCTGGTGGCCGACGCGCGGCACAAGACGGACCTGCTGCGGCACAAGGGTCTCCACGAGGCCATGGAGGCGGTCTCGCCGGCCCTCTCGGTCGACGAGGACGGCGGGCGGATCAGCGTCGACAAGCTGAGCCAGGGCTCGACCGTCGCCACCGACCCCGCCGTCGGCCCCGGGCTCACGCTCATCCCGACCAGCTTCGGCTGGCCGCATCTGATGGTGCTGCACGCCCCGGGCTGGCGGCCGGTGCTCCACTACCCCGTGCACCGGCCCGAGCTGCCCTCGCCCGCCTCCGTGGAACTGCTCCAGCTGCGGATGGAGGCCCTGGCCCACCCGATGCGGATGCGGCTGTGCCGCAACATCGCCCGCTCGCCCTACACGACCGGTGAGCTGGCCGACACCAACGGGATCACGGCTCCCGAGGTCTCCCGCCACCTCACCGTGCTCAAGAAGGCGGGCCTGGTCACGACCCGGCGCCGCGGCCGGTACGTCCTGCACCAGCTGGACCTGACCGTGGTGGCGCGGCTCGGCAGCGACTTCCTGGAGGGCATCCTGCGCTGA
- a CDS encoding beta-eliminating lyase-related protein translates to MADTNGQVTDGAADRAAGPRAYGEGTADPERLRRITAWRQAERILSRTPVDRTLGEQLAALAESARGVTDLGRPADIYGDGVVAELEERVAGLLGTEAAAFFPTGTMAQQVALRCWAGRTGNPTVALHPLAHPEVHERGALPAVSGLRTVHPTSEPRLPTAAEISDFAEPFGTLMLELPLRDAGFVLPTWEELEAVVAAARERDAVVHFDGARLWECATRFGRGLPEIAALADSVYVSFYKTLGGISGAALAGSASLIEEARTWRHRYGGQLFQQFPAALAALAGLDRELPKLPAYVAHAQVVARALAEGFAESGHGWFRVHPEPPHTHQFQVWLPYPPDVLTEASVRQAEETGVALFRKWHPASAGPPGLSFTEVTVAQAGLEWTEHDVRQAVAEFLKRVEAA, encoded by the coding sequence ATGGCAGACACGAACGGGCAGGTAACGGACGGGGCGGCGGACCGGGCAGCGGGCCCCCGCGCATACGGGGAGGGCACCGCCGACCCCGAGCGGCTGCGCCGCATCACCGCCTGGCGGCAGGCCGAGCGGATCCTGTCCCGGACACCCGTGGACCGCACGCTCGGCGAGCAGCTGGCCGCCCTGGCCGAGTCCGCGCGCGGGGTCACGGACCTCGGCCGGCCCGCCGACATCTACGGCGACGGCGTCGTCGCCGAGCTGGAGGAGCGGGTCGCGGGGCTGCTGGGCACCGAGGCCGCCGCGTTCTTCCCGACCGGGACGATGGCGCAGCAGGTCGCGCTGCGCTGCTGGGCCGGCCGCACCGGCAACCCCACGGTGGCGCTGCATCCGCTCGCCCACCCCGAGGTGCACGAGCGCGGCGCCCTGCCGGCGGTCAGCGGGCTGCGCACGGTCCACCCGACGTCCGAGCCGAGGCTGCCCACCGCGGCGGAGATCAGCGACTTCGCGGAGCCGTTCGGCACCCTGATGCTGGAGCTGCCCCTGCGGGACGCGGGCTTCGTGCTGCCCACCTGGGAGGAGCTGGAGGCCGTGGTGGCCGCCGCGCGCGAACGCGACGCGGTGGTGCACTTCGACGGCGCCCGGCTGTGGGAGTGCGCCACCCGCTTCGGGCGCGGGCTGCCGGAGATCGCGGCGCTCGCGGACAGTGTGTACGTCTCGTTCTACAAGACCCTGGGCGGGATCTCCGGGGCCGCGCTGGCCGGTTCCGCATCGCTGATCGAGGAGGCCCGCACCTGGCGTCACCGGTACGGCGGCCAGCTCTTCCAGCAGTTCCCCGCGGCGCTCGCCGCGCTGGCGGGCCTGGACCGGGAGCTGCCGAAGCTGCCCGCGTACGTGGCCCACGCCCAGGTGGTGGCGCGGGCGCTGGCCGAGGGGTTCGCCGAGTCCGGTCACGGATGGTTCCGGGTGCATCCCGAGCCTCCGCACACCCATCAGTTCCAGGTGTGGCTGCCGTACCCGCCGGACGTCCTGACGGAGGCGTCGGTGCGGCAGGCGGAGGAGACGGGCGTGGCGCTCTTCCGCAAGTGGCACCCGGCATCCGCCGGTCCGCCCGGCCTTTCGTTCACCGAGGTCACCGTGGCGCAGGCCGGGCTGGAGTGGACGGAGCACGACGTCCGGCAGGCGGTGGCGGAGTTCCTGAAGCGGGTGGAGGCCGCCTGA
- a CDS encoding response regulator transcription factor, with translation MAIRVMLVDDQELLRTGFRMVLAAQPDMEVVAEAGDGAQALEILRSTGVDVVLMDVRMPRLDGVEATRRICAQPAAPKVLILTTFDLDEYAFSGLKAGASGFMLKDVPPGELLAAIRSVHSGDAVVAPSTTRRLLDRFSPMLPSGTAEPQHKDVAKLTEREREVMLLVAQGLSNGEIAGRLVLSEATVKTHVGRILTKLGLRDRVQVVVLAYETGLVRAGGGAG, from the coding sequence ATGGCGATCCGCGTGATGCTCGTCGACGACCAGGAGCTGCTGCGCACCGGCTTCCGGATGGTGCTCGCCGCGCAGCCGGACATGGAGGTCGTCGCCGAGGCCGGGGACGGGGCCCAGGCCCTCGAGATCCTGCGCTCCACCGGCGTCGATGTGGTGCTGATGGACGTGCGCATGCCGAGGCTGGACGGCGTCGAGGCCACCCGCCGCATCTGCGCGCAGCCCGCCGCGCCCAAGGTGCTCATCCTGACGACGTTCGACCTCGACGAGTACGCCTTCTCCGGGCTGAAGGCCGGGGCCAGCGGGTTCATGCTCAAGGACGTGCCGCCCGGCGAGCTGCTCGCCGCGATCCGTTCCGTGCACAGCGGGGACGCGGTCGTCGCCCCTTCCACCACCCGCAGGCTGCTCGACCGGTTCTCGCCGATGCTGCCCAGCGGCACCGCCGAACCGCAGCACAAGGACGTCGCCAAGCTCACCGAACGCGAGCGCGAGGTGATGCTGCTGGTCGCCCAGGGCCTGTCCAACGGCGAGATCGCGGGCCGGCTGGTGCTCTCCGAGGCGACCGTGAAGACGCATGTCGGCCGCATCCTGACCAAGCTGGGCCTGCGCGACCGGGTCCAGGTCGTCGTCCTCGCCTACGAGACGGGGCTGGTGCGCGCCGGCGGCGGGGCGGGCTGA
- a CDS encoding DUF2520 domain-containing protein, protein MNATAPKEPLDARDRPARLTVGVVGAGRVGPALAAALALAGHRPVAVSGVSDASVRRAAALLPDVPLVTPAEVLARAELVLLTVPDDALPQLVEGLAETGAVRPGQLIVHTSGRYGTKVLDPALRAGALPLALHPAMTFTGTSVDVQRLAGCSFGVTAPEQLRLAAEALVIEMGGEPEWIAEESRPLYHAALALGANHLVTLVAQSMELLRTAGVTAPDRMLGPLLGAALDNALRSGDAALTGPVARGDAGTVAAHIGELHSHAPQTVAGYVAMARATADRALAHGMLKPELAEDLLDVLADGSRGPAAPGGTGPEETR, encoded by the coding sequence GTGAACGCAACAGCTCCCAAGGAGCCCCTCGACGCGAGGGACCGCCCCGCCCGGCTCACCGTCGGAGTCGTCGGCGCCGGCCGCGTCGGCCCCGCCCTCGCAGCGGCCCTGGCGCTCGCCGGGCACCGCCCGGTCGCCGTCTCGGGTGTCTCCGACGCCTCGGTGCGCCGCGCCGCGGCCCTGCTCCCCGACGTCCCCCTGGTCACGCCCGCCGAGGTCCTCGCCCGGGCCGAGCTGGTCCTGCTGACCGTGCCAGACGACGCCCTCCCGCAGCTCGTCGAGGGCCTCGCGGAGACCGGCGCGGTCCGCCCGGGCCAGCTGATCGTCCACACCTCCGGGCGGTACGGGACGAAGGTGCTGGACCCCGCGCTGCGGGCCGGCGCCCTGCCGCTCGCCCTGCACCCGGCGATGACGTTCACCGGCACCTCCGTGGACGTCCAGCGGCTGGCCGGCTGCTCCTTCGGGGTCACCGCCCCCGAGCAGCTGCGGCTCGCCGCCGAGGCGCTGGTCATCGAGATGGGCGGCGAGCCCGAGTGGATCGCCGAGGAGTCCCGCCCGCTCTACCACGCGGCGCTCGCCCTCGGAGCGAACCACCTGGTCACCCTGGTCGCCCAGTCCATGGAGCTGCTGCGCACCGCCGGGGTCACCGCCCCCGACCGGATGCTCGGCCCCCTGCTCGGCGCCGCCCTGGACAACGCCCTGCGCTCCGGTGACGCCGCCCTGACCGGCCCGGTCGCCCGCGGCGACGCCGGCACGGTCGCCGCGCACATCGGCGAGCTGCACAGCCACGCCCCGCAGACGGTCGCCGGATACGTCGCGATGGCCCGCGCCACCGCCGACCGCGCCCTCGCCCACGGCATGCTCAAGCCGGAGCTGGCCGAGGACCTGCTCGACGTGCTGGCCGACGGTTCGCGCGGCCCGGCCGCCCCCGGCGGCACCGGACCGGAGGAGACCCGATGA
- a CDS encoding ABC transporter substrate-binding protein codes for MSRTSRIAGAVIGIAALAGSLAACGGDSLEKDKGAPAGGKDDSGKKGSLVVGAAAFTESKVLAELYAQILGDAGYSTSITTVKNRELYEPSLEKGEIDVVPEYAATIAEFLNAKVNGAKAAEAKPVASGDTAATVAALEKLATPRGLKVLPAGKAVDQNAFAVTKEFAEKNKLKTLSDLGASKLKVKIAAGDECEVRPFCAPGLKKTYGIDVTGIDPKGVGTPQSKQAVKDGKDQLVLTTTTDAVLDSFDLVFLEDDKKLQNADNVLPVLNAKDAGAQDVADALGKLTGTLTTEDLAELNRKVDSERAKPTDVAKEYLRSKGLIKK; via the coding sequence ATGAGCAGGACCTCGCGCATAGCCGGCGCGGTCATCGGCATCGCCGCGCTGGCGGGCTCGCTGGCCGCCTGCGGCGGCGACAGCCTGGAGAAGGACAAGGGCGCGCCGGCCGGGGGGAAGGACGACTCCGGGAAGAAGGGCTCGCTCGTCGTCGGCGCGGCGGCCTTCACCGAGTCCAAGGTGCTCGCCGAGCTGTATGCGCAGATTCTCGGTGACGCCGGATACAGCACCTCGATCACCACGGTGAAGAACCGCGAACTCTACGAACCCTCGCTGGAGAAGGGCGAGATCGACGTCGTTCCGGAATACGCGGCGACGATCGCCGAATTCCTCAACGCCAAGGTGAACGGGGCGAAGGCCGCCGAGGCGAAGCCGGTCGCCTCGGGCGACACCGCGGCCACCGTCGCCGCCCTGGAGAAGCTCGCCACTCCGCGCGGGCTGAAGGTGCTCCCGGCCGGCAAGGCCGTCGACCAGAACGCCTTCGCGGTCACCAAGGAATTCGCCGAGAAGAACAAGCTCAAGACCCTTTCGGATCTCGGCGCCTCCAAGCTCAAGGTCAAGATCGCGGCGGGCGACGAGTGCGAGGTGCGGCCCTTCTGCGCACCCGGCCTCAAGAAGACGTACGGCATCGACGTCACGGGTATCGACCCCAAGGGCGTCGGTACGCCGCAGTCCAAGCAGGCGGTCAAGGACGGCAAGGACCAACTGGTCCTCACCACGACCACGGACGCGGTGCTGGACAGCTTCGACCTGGTCTTCCTGGAGGACGACAAGAAGCTGCAGAACGCGGACAACGTCCTGCCCGTTCTCAACGCCAAGGACGCGGGCGCCCAGGACGTCGCCGACGCGCTCGGCAAGCTCACCGGCACACTCACCACCGAGGATCTCGCGGAACTGAACCGCAAGGTCGACTCCGAGCGCGCCAAGCCCACGGATGTGGCGAAGGAATACCTCCGGTCGAAGGGGCTGATCAAGAAGTAG
- a CDS encoding SAM-dependent methyltransferase, which produces MTDEWQGWQEAAGTALYGDEGFYRRPEGPAGHFRTSVHASRLFAAAVARLLVRTAAGLGADEVDLVDMGAGRGELVTGVLAALPAEGGKGLTVRAYAVELADRPGGLDPRVEWCAKPPQGVRGLLFANEWLDNVPVPVAETDPDGVERYVLVRPSDGAERLGGPVEGADARWLRRWWPSAGPGCRAEIGRPRDEAWADAVATLSAGLAVAVDYMHVRQERPPYGTLTGFRAGREVPPVPDGSCDLTAHVALDACAAAGGPDAELRTQREALRELGVTGERPPLSLASTDPAGYVRALASAGEAAELTARGGLGDFGWLTQRV; this is translated from the coding sequence GTGACGGATGAGTGGCAGGGGTGGCAGGAGGCGGCCGGGACCGCTTTGTACGGGGACGAGGGGTTCTACCGGCGCCCGGAGGGGCCTGCGGGCCATTTCCGCACCTCCGTGCACGCCTCCCGGCTGTTCGCCGCCGCCGTCGCCCGGCTGCTGGTCAGGACGGCGGCCGGGCTGGGAGCGGACGAGGTGGACCTGGTCGACATGGGGGCGGGACGCGGCGAGCTGGTGACGGGGGTGCTGGCGGCGCTGCCGGCCGAGGGCGGCAAGGGGCTCACGGTCCGGGCGTACGCCGTCGAGCTCGCCGATCGCCCCGGGGGCCTGGACCCCCGGGTGGAGTGGTGCGCGAAGCCGCCGCAGGGCGTGCGCGGGCTGCTGTTCGCCAACGAGTGGCTGGACAACGTGCCGGTCCCGGTGGCCGAGACGGATCCCGACGGCGTCGAACGGTACGTCCTGGTGCGGCCGTCGGACGGGGCGGAGCGGCTGGGCGGACCGGTGGAGGGGGCCGACGCGCGGTGGCTGCGGCGCTGGTGGCCGTCGGCGGGTCCGGGCTGCCGGGCGGAGATCGGCCGCCCCCGCGACGAGGCGTGGGCGGACGCGGTCGCGACGCTGTCGGCCGGGCTCGCGGTGGCGGTGGACTACATGCATGTACGTCAGGAGCGGCCGCCGTACGGCACACTGACCGGCTTCCGGGCGGGGCGCGAGGTGCCACCGGTGCCGGACGGCAGCTGCGACCTGACGGCCCACGTGGCGCTGGACGCGTGCGCGGCGGCGGGCGGGCCGGACGCGGAGCTGCGCACCCAGCGCGAGGCGCTGCGGGAGCTGGGCGTCACGGGCGAACGCCCGCCCCTCTCCCTGGCCTCCACCGATCCGGCCGGCTACGTCCGCGCGCTGGCCTCGGCGGGCGAGGCGGCGGAGCTGACCGCCCGGGGCGGCCTGGGCGACTTCGGCTGGCTGACGCAACGCGTCTGA
- a CDS encoding ABC transporter permease: MGVLGEAWTWLTTGANWSGESGVAHRLGEHLYVSGVALALSCAIALPIALYLGHIGKGGTLAVNISNVGRAIPVFAVLALFMVSPLRNAGYIPTIIALVLFAVPPLLTNAYVGMTEVDRSVAEAARGMGMSGGQLFVRVELPLAYPMIMTGLRSAAVQVVATATIAAMVGQGGLGRIITAGFNTYNTPQVVAGALLVAVLALVVEAALVGIDRMLSPLRRRRTA; this comes from the coding sequence ATGGGAGTTCTCGGCGAGGCCTGGACCTGGCTCACCACCGGCGCCAACTGGTCGGGGGAGAGCGGGGTGGCCCACCGGCTCGGTGAGCATCTGTACGTCAGCGGGGTCGCGCTCGCCCTGTCCTGCGCCATCGCGCTGCCGATCGCTCTGTACCTGGGCCACATCGGGAAGGGGGGCACGCTGGCCGTCAACATCTCCAACGTCGGGCGGGCGATCCCGGTCTTCGCGGTGCTGGCCCTCTTCATGGTCTCGCCCCTGCGCAACGCGGGATACATACCGACGATCATCGCCCTGGTGCTCTTCGCGGTGCCGCCGCTGCTGACCAACGCCTACGTCGGGATGACGGAGGTGGACCGTTCGGTGGCGGAGGCCGCGCGCGGGATGGGCATGTCGGGCGGCCAGCTCTTCGTCCGCGTCGAACTCCCGCTGGCCTACCCCATGATCATGACCGGGCTGCGGTCGGCGGCGGTCCAGGTCGTGGCCACGGCGACGATCGCCGCCATGGTCGGCCAGGGGGGTCTCGGGCGCATCATCACCGCCGGTTTCAACACGTACAACACCCCGCAGGTGGTCGCGGGCGCCCTGCTGGTCGCCGTGCTCGCCCTGGTGGTGGAGGCGGCTCTCGTCGGCATCGACCGGATGCTGTCACCCCTGCGCCGCCGCCGGACGGCATGA
- a CDS encoding sensor histidine kinase: MQRLYDFIRRHPTGVDSFWAVFLLGLSGMTIVVGDVGRGGGSGERIAIVPVVIGLCVVVALRRRAPEKMLLLAIAMGVVQLVFGVRPTVANFAMLVITFTVATVGERWASRLALACSLCAATLSQLRWPNEDVEPRSWAQTVFLVVVMTVPFVLAWVLGDSMRTRRAYFDELEERAARLEREREAQSKVAVAAERARIARELHDVVAHNVSVMVVQADGAAYVMDAAPDQARQALETISSTGRQALAEMRRLLGVLRTGDARESGEYVPQPDVEQIEDLIDQVRTAGLAVDFKVEGTPRPLPSGVELTAYRIVQEALTNTRKHGGPNAGASVRLVYFDDGLGLLVEDDGRGAAHELYEDGGADGAGHGMIGMRERVGMVGGTLDAGPRPGGGFRISALLPLKPAD; encoded by the coding sequence GTGCAGCGCCTCTACGATTTCATCCGCAGACACCCGACGGGCGTCGACAGCTTCTGGGCTGTCTTCCTCCTCGGGCTCTCCGGCATGACCATCGTCGTGGGCGACGTCGGACGCGGCGGCGGCAGCGGTGAGCGCATCGCCATCGTGCCGGTCGTCATCGGTCTCTGCGTCGTCGTCGCCCTGCGCCGGCGCGCACCCGAGAAGATGCTGCTGCTCGCCATCGCGATGGGCGTGGTCCAGCTGGTCTTCGGCGTCCGGCCGACCGTCGCGAACTTCGCCATGCTGGTGATCACCTTCACGGTGGCCACGGTCGGGGAGCGCTGGGCGTCCCGGCTCGCCCTGGCATGCAGCCTGTGCGCGGCCACGCTCTCCCAGCTCCGCTGGCCGAACGAGGACGTGGAGCCGCGCAGCTGGGCGCAGACGGTGTTCCTCGTCGTCGTGATGACGGTGCCGTTCGTCCTGGCCTGGGTGCTCGGTGACTCGATGCGGACCCGGCGGGCCTACTTCGACGAGCTGGAGGAGCGCGCCGCCCGGCTGGAGCGGGAGCGCGAGGCGCAGTCGAAGGTGGCGGTGGCCGCCGAGCGGGCCCGTATCGCCCGTGAACTGCACGACGTCGTCGCGCACAACGTCTCGGTGATGGTGGTGCAGGCCGACGGCGCCGCCTATGTGATGGACGCGGCGCCCGACCAGGCCCGGCAGGCGCTGGAGACCATCTCCAGCACCGGCCGGCAGGCCCTGGCGGAGATGCGGCGGCTGCTCGGGGTGCTGCGCACGGGCGACGCCCGGGAGAGCGGGGAGTACGTCCCGCAGCCCGACGTCGAGCAGATCGAGGACCTGATCGACCAGGTCAGGACGGCCGGTCTGGCCGTCGACTTCAAGGTCGAGGGCACCCCGCGCCCGCTGCCCAGCGGCGTCGAGCTGACCGCGTACCGCATCGTGCAGGAGGCCCTGACCAACACCCGCAAGCACGGCGGTCCGAACGCCGGGGCGAGCGTCCGGCTGGTCTACTTCGACGACGGGCTCGGGCTGCTGGTCGAGGACGACGGCCGGGGCGCGGCGCACGAGCTGTACGAGGACGGCGGCGCCGACGGAGCGGGCCACGGCATGATCGGCATGCGCGAACGGGTCGGCATGGTCGGAGGCACACTGGATGCCGGACCACGGCCCGGCGGAGGATTCCGCATCAGCGCGCTGCTGCCGCTCAAGCCAGCCGACTAG